A region from the Xiphias gladius isolate SHS-SW01 ecotype Sanya breed wild chromosome 20, ASM1685928v1, whole genome shotgun sequence genome encodes:
- the exd3 gene encoding exonuclease mut-7 homolog isoform X1 — MNCTTPEARGLDPAVLRDQLFELWNQKDLKTLHLAALQGFSKLSGPLEALLTILESCPGKQKSRSHTFSHHILMEFQTWMKENPQVTLSSLSQQQALELQHHALSLLTDTHPSFVESLINIYHLSSLDPAILRLHIVKLQALNCYKEAAVLCIKLKLQQELNMEEMCVPLILQDKMPLAESFVTGHNHLEQRLITLLDSWCHPSFNVDEITKRFPCLSLSKHCMGQLQPKMLTKHILRLVEKFNIDQGLCPNALHKRRLDSLRFLMYKRFVEKSMTGENWSDHVQYVVADDLKLQIKLVEMLVKYCGLQKASQWSLRYNIPRNRLPCGVWETQQSLPPDLQEIGLSDSAQTEEWVQSQSHCQKFYQVPLTKDKVQFVDTAEALKKCRNIVLKEGGVVGIDMEWQPTFGCISVQQVALIQLAVFDQVFLLDLCANSFCQHPDTISFIRSLFSERNVLKLGYGMTGDLKCLLATWHQFLEEPLKMEGVLDLLSIHQKIQRCKVNRTQNGPKEVLVGENSAEKGLSLLVQQVLGRPLDKTEQMSNWEKRPLRISQIRYAVADAYCLLDVYSVLSSNPAYFGLPADLHSMSSSQSERSGDKKQKEKQAKQKKQALGKEECQGAQRVSPPHPDTEKGLLCGEKPSEDSPPLPPQQLRVVCDNMLQGLGRYLRCLGVDVIMLENTDDHRVAAKLAQAEARVILTCGQPFQSLRSQVGEGRCLALDCSEKARDQAVRVLKHFNVQPTPSDIFSRCQADYNTECTEGKMSFIPTDKTEDDTSSIPTPPASSCFLPSQPHLPQRQTSLCTCTQRRGHNFALAACMLLICNLH, encoded by the exons ATGAACTGTACTACTCCAGAGGCAAGGG GTCTTGACCCTGCTGTGCTGAGAGACCAGCTCTTCGAGCTATGGAACCAGAAAGATCTGAAGACG CTACATTTGGCAGCCCTCCAGGGATTTTCAAAGCTGTCTGGGCCTCTGGAGGCCTTACTAACAATCCTGGAGAGCTGTCCGGGAAAACAGAAGAGTCGGAGCCACACCTTCAGCCATCACATCCTCATGGAATTCCAGACATGGATGAAGGAGAATCCTCAG GTGACCCTGAGTTCACTCTCACAGCAGCAAGCACTGGAGCTCCAGCATCATGCTCTGAGCTTACTAACAGATACCCACCCCAGCTTTGTAGAGAGCCTCATAAACATCTACCATCTCAGCTCCCTGGACCCAGCCATACTTCGACTGCACATTGTGAAGTTGCAGGCCCTTAACTGCTACAAAGAG GCAGCAGTGCTCTGCATAAAACTTAAGTTACAGCAGGAACTGAATATGGAGGAG ATGTGTGTACCGCTAATCTTACAAGATAAAATGCCATTGGCAGAGTCCTTTGTCACAGGCCACAATCATCTAGAACAACGACTCATCACACTGCTAGACTCCTGGTGCCACCCCAGCTTCAATGTAGACGAGATAACCAA GCGGTTCCcttgcctctctctgtccaaaCACTGCATGGGCCAGCTCCAGCCCAAAATGCTCACCAAACACATCTTACGACTCGTGGAGAAATTCAACATCGACCAAG GACTGTGTCCCAATGCTCTTCACAAGAGGAGACTAGACTCTTTGCGTTTCCTCATGTACAAGAGGTTTGTGGAG aaaagCATGACAGGGGAGAACTGGAGTGACCATGTACAG TATGTAGTGGCAGATGACCTTAAGCTGCAGATTAAGTTGGTGGAGATGTTGGTGAAGTACTGTGGTCTCCAGAAAGCCTCTCAATGGTCACTGAGGTACAACATCCCCAGAAATCGACTTCCGTGTGGGGTATGGGAAACGCAGCAGAGTCTACCACCCGATCTACA AGAGATAGGTCTGAGTGATTCAGCACAAACTGAGGAGTGGGTCCAATCTCAGTCTCACTGTCAGAAGTTCTACCAGGTGCCACTCACCAAAGACAAGGTTCAATTTGTGGACACGGCAGAAGCTCTCAAGAAATGTCGAAACATTGTGTTGAAG GAAGGTGGAGTAGTAGGAATTGACATGGAGTGGCAGCCTACATTTGGCTGCATTTCAGTTCAGCAAGTTGCCCTGATACAGCTTGCAGTTTTTGACCAGGTTTTCTTATTGGACCTCTGTGCAAACTCATTCTGTCAACACCCAGATACTATTAGTTTCATCAGGAGCTTGTTCTCTGAAAGAAATGTCCTTAAACTGG GTTATGGTATGACAGGGGATCTCAAGTGTCTCTTGGCCACCTGGCACCAGTTTTTAGAGGAGCCACTTAAGATGGAAGGGGTGCTTGATCTTCTTAGTATACACCAAAAG ATCCAGAGGTGTAAGGTCAACAGGACTCAAAATGGCCCTAAAGAGGTGCTGGTTGGAGAAAACTCTGCAGAGAAAGGCCTCAGTCTACTGGTACAGCAGGTTCTGGGAAGGCCCCTGGACAAGACAGAGCAGATGTCCAACTGGGAGAAACGTCCATTGCGCATCAGCCAAATTAGATATGCAG TGGCAGATGCTTACTGTTTGCTGGACGTGTACTCTGTCCTCTCCAGCAACCCAGCATACTTTGGGCTACCAGCTGACCTGCACAGCATGTCTTCAAGTCAGTCAGAAAGGAGTGGAGACAAGAAGCAGAAGGAGAAACAGGCCAAGCAGAAGAAACAGGCTCTTGGCAAAGAG GAATGTCAGGGGGCTCAAAGGGTCAGTCCCCCTCACCCTGACACAGAGAAAGGCCTCCTGTGTGGCGAGAAGCCTTCAGAAGATTCCCCCCCTCTGCCACCCCAGCAGTTGCGGGTGGTGTGTGACAACATGCTACAGGGACTTGGGAGGTACTTGCGCTGTTTAGGAGTCGATGTGATCATGTTGGAGAACACTGATGATCACAGAGTAGCAGCAAAG TTAGCACAAGCTGAAGCCCGTGTCATACTCACATGTGGACAACCGTTCCAAAGT TTACGTTCGCAGGTGGGTGAGGGTCGCTGTCTGGCCCTAGACTGTTCAGAAAAGGCCAGAGACCAGGCTGTTCGAGTCCTCAAACACTTCAATGTCCAGCCTACTCCCAGCGATATATTCAGCCGCTGCCAG
- the exd3 gene encoding exonuclease mut-7 homolog isoform X2: MNCTTPEARGLDPAVLRDQLFELWNQKDLKTLHLAALQGFSKLSGPLEALLTILESCPGKQKSRSHTFSHHILMEFQTWMKENPQVTLSSLSQQQALELQHHALSLLTDTHPSFVESLINIYHLSSLDPAILRLHIVKLQALNCYKEAAVLCIKLKLQQELNMEEMCVPLILQDKMPLAESFVTGHNHLEQRLITLLDSWCHPSFNVDEITKRFPCLSLSKHCMGQLQPKMLTKHILRLVEKFNIDQGLCPNALHKRRLDSLRFLMYKRFVEKSMTGENWSDHVQYVVADDLKLQIKLVEMLVKYCGLQKASQWSLRYNIPRNRLPCGVWETQQSLPPDLQEIGLSDSAQTEEWVQSQSHCQKFYQVPLTKDKVQFVDTAEALKKCRNIVLKEGGVVGIDMEWQPTFGCISVQQVALIQLAVFDQVFLLDLCANSFCQHPDTISFIRSLFSERNVLKLGYGMTGDLKCLLATWHQFLEEPLKMEGVLDLLSIHQKIQRCKVNRTQNGPKEVLVGENSAEKGLSLLVQQVLGRPLDKTEQMSNWEKRPLRISQIRYAVADAYCLLDVYSVLSSNPAYFGLPADLHSMSSSQSERSGDKKQKEKQAKQKKQALGKEECQGAQRVSPPHPDTEKGLLCGEKPSEDSPPLPPQQLRVVCDNMLQGLGRYLRCLGVDVIMLENTDDHRVAAKLAQAEARVILTCGQPFQSLRSQVGEGRCLALDCSEKARDQAVRVLKHFNVQPTPSDIFSRCQACNSDQYVAVPREDMVRMLKQKGFLQDQDNTDHTQQRSHQQEEEKVGDISTPSATPEFPRRSYT; encoded by the exons ATGAACTGTACTACTCCAGAGGCAAGGG GTCTTGACCCTGCTGTGCTGAGAGACCAGCTCTTCGAGCTATGGAACCAGAAAGATCTGAAGACG CTACATTTGGCAGCCCTCCAGGGATTTTCAAAGCTGTCTGGGCCTCTGGAGGCCTTACTAACAATCCTGGAGAGCTGTCCGGGAAAACAGAAGAGTCGGAGCCACACCTTCAGCCATCACATCCTCATGGAATTCCAGACATGGATGAAGGAGAATCCTCAG GTGACCCTGAGTTCACTCTCACAGCAGCAAGCACTGGAGCTCCAGCATCATGCTCTGAGCTTACTAACAGATACCCACCCCAGCTTTGTAGAGAGCCTCATAAACATCTACCATCTCAGCTCCCTGGACCCAGCCATACTTCGACTGCACATTGTGAAGTTGCAGGCCCTTAACTGCTACAAAGAG GCAGCAGTGCTCTGCATAAAACTTAAGTTACAGCAGGAACTGAATATGGAGGAG ATGTGTGTACCGCTAATCTTACAAGATAAAATGCCATTGGCAGAGTCCTTTGTCACAGGCCACAATCATCTAGAACAACGACTCATCACACTGCTAGACTCCTGGTGCCACCCCAGCTTCAATGTAGACGAGATAACCAA GCGGTTCCcttgcctctctctgtccaaaCACTGCATGGGCCAGCTCCAGCCCAAAATGCTCACCAAACACATCTTACGACTCGTGGAGAAATTCAACATCGACCAAG GACTGTGTCCCAATGCTCTTCACAAGAGGAGACTAGACTCTTTGCGTTTCCTCATGTACAAGAGGTTTGTGGAG aaaagCATGACAGGGGAGAACTGGAGTGACCATGTACAG TATGTAGTGGCAGATGACCTTAAGCTGCAGATTAAGTTGGTGGAGATGTTGGTGAAGTACTGTGGTCTCCAGAAAGCCTCTCAATGGTCACTGAGGTACAACATCCCCAGAAATCGACTTCCGTGTGGGGTATGGGAAACGCAGCAGAGTCTACCACCCGATCTACA AGAGATAGGTCTGAGTGATTCAGCACAAACTGAGGAGTGGGTCCAATCTCAGTCTCACTGTCAGAAGTTCTACCAGGTGCCACTCACCAAAGACAAGGTTCAATTTGTGGACACGGCAGAAGCTCTCAAGAAATGTCGAAACATTGTGTTGAAG GAAGGTGGAGTAGTAGGAATTGACATGGAGTGGCAGCCTACATTTGGCTGCATTTCAGTTCAGCAAGTTGCCCTGATACAGCTTGCAGTTTTTGACCAGGTTTTCTTATTGGACCTCTGTGCAAACTCATTCTGTCAACACCCAGATACTATTAGTTTCATCAGGAGCTTGTTCTCTGAAAGAAATGTCCTTAAACTGG GTTATGGTATGACAGGGGATCTCAAGTGTCTCTTGGCCACCTGGCACCAGTTTTTAGAGGAGCCACTTAAGATGGAAGGGGTGCTTGATCTTCTTAGTATACACCAAAAG ATCCAGAGGTGTAAGGTCAACAGGACTCAAAATGGCCCTAAAGAGGTGCTGGTTGGAGAAAACTCTGCAGAGAAAGGCCTCAGTCTACTGGTACAGCAGGTTCTGGGAAGGCCCCTGGACAAGACAGAGCAGATGTCCAACTGGGAGAAACGTCCATTGCGCATCAGCCAAATTAGATATGCAG TGGCAGATGCTTACTGTTTGCTGGACGTGTACTCTGTCCTCTCCAGCAACCCAGCATACTTTGGGCTACCAGCTGACCTGCACAGCATGTCTTCAAGTCAGTCAGAAAGGAGTGGAGACAAGAAGCAGAAGGAGAAACAGGCCAAGCAGAAGAAACAGGCTCTTGGCAAAGAG GAATGTCAGGGGGCTCAAAGGGTCAGTCCCCCTCACCCTGACACAGAGAAAGGCCTCCTGTGTGGCGAGAAGCCTTCAGAAGATTCCCCCCCTCTGCCACCCCAGCAGTTGCGGGTGGTGTGTGACAACATGCTACAGGGACTTGGGAGGTACTTGCGCTGTTTAGGAGTCGATGTGATCATGTTGGAGAACACTGATGATCACAGAGTAGCAGCAAAG TTAGCACAAGCTGAAGCCCGTGTCATACTCACATGTGGACAACCGTTCCAAAGT TTACGTTCGCAGGTGGGTGAGGGTCGCTGTCTGGCCCTAGACTGTTCAGAAAAGGCCAGAGACCAGGCTGTTCGAGTCCTCAAACACTTCAATGTCCAGCCTACTCCCAGCGATATATTCAGCCGCTGCCAG
- the exd3 gene encoding exonuclease mut-7 homolog isoform X3 has translation MNCTTPEARGLDPAVLRDQLFELWNQKDLKTLHLAALQGFSKLSGPLEALLTILESCPGKQKSRSHTFSHHILMEFQTWMKENPQVTLSSLSQQQALELQHHALSLLTDTHPSFVESLINIYHLSSLDPAILRLHIVKLQALNCYKEAAVLCIKLKLQQELNMEEMCVPLILQDKMPLAESFVTGHNHLEQRLITLLDSWCHPSFNVDEITKRFPCLSLSKHCMGQLQPKMLTKHILRLVEKFNIDQGLCPNALHKRRLDSLRFLMYKRFVEKSMTGENWSDHVQYVVADDLKLQIKLVEMLVKYCGLQKASQWSLRYNIPRNRLPCGVWETQQSLPPDLQEIGLSDSAQTEEWVQSQSHCQKFYQVPLTKDKVQFVDTAEALKKCRNIVLKEGGVVGIDMEWQPTFGCISVQQVALIQLAVFDQVFLLDLCANSFCQHPDTISFIRSLFSERNVLKLGYGMTGDLKCLLATWHQFLEEPLKMEGVLDLLSIHQKIQRCKVNRTQNGPKEVLVGENSAEKGLSLLVQQVLGRPLDKTEQMSNWEKRPLRISQIRYAVADAYCLLDVYSVLSSNPAYFGLPADLHSMSSSQSERSGDKKQKEKQAKQKKQALGKEECQGAQRVSPPHPDTEKGLLCGEKPSEDSPPLPPQQLRVVCDNMLQGLGRYLRCLGVDVIMLENTDDHRVAAKLAQAEARVILTCGQPFQSLRSQVGEGRCLALDCSEKARDQAVRVLKHFNVQPTPSDIFSRCQLFRTEQT, from the exons ATGAACTGTACTACTCCAGAGGCAAGGG GTCTTGACCCTGCTGTGCTGAGAGACCAGCTCTTCGAGCTATGGAACCAGAAAGATCTGAAGACG CTACATTTGGCAGCCCTCCAGGGATTTTCAAAGCTGTCTGGGCCTCTGGAGGCCTTACTAACAATCCTGGAGAGCTGTCCGGGAAAACAGAAGAGTCGGAGCCACACCTTCAGCCATCACATCCTCATGGAATTCCAGACATGGATGAAGGAGAATCCTCAG GTGACCCTGAGTTCACTCTCACAGCAGCAAGCACTGGAGCTCCAGCATCATGCTCTGAGCTTACTAACAGATACCCACCCCAGCTTTGTAGAGAGCCTCATAAACATCTACCATCTCAGCTCCCTGGACCCAGCCATACTTCGACTGCACATTGTGAAGTTGCAGGCCCTTAACTGCTACAAAGAG GCAGCAGTGCTCTGCATAAAACTTAAGTTACAGCAGGAACTGAATATGGAGGAG ATGTGTGTACCGCTAATCTTACAAGATAAAATGCCATTGGCAGAGTCCTTTGTCACAGGCCACAATCATCTAGAACAACGACTCATCACACTGCTAGACTCCTGGTGCCACCCCAGCTTCAATGTAGACGAGATAACCAA GCGGTTCCcttgcctctctctgtccaaaCACTGCATGGGCCAGCTCCAGCCCAAAATGCTCACCAAACACATCTTACGACTCGTGGAGAAATTCAACATCGACCAAG GACTGTGTCCCAATGCTCTTCACAAGAGGAGACTAGACTCTTTGCGTTTCCTCATGTACAAGAGGTTTGTGGAG aaaagCATGACAGGGGAGAACTGGAGTGACCATGTACAG TATGTAGTGGCAGATGACCTTAAGCTGCAGATTAAGTTGGTGGAGATGTTGGTGAAGTACTGTGGTCTCCAGAAAGCCTCTCAATGGTCACTGAGGTACAACATCCCCAGAAATCGACTTCCGTGTGGGGTATGGGAAACGCAGCAGAGTCTACCACCCGATCTACA AGAGATAGGTCTGAGTGATTCAGCACAAACTGAGGAGTGGGTCCAATCTCAGTCTCACTGTCAGAAGTTCTACCAGGTGCCACTCACCAAAGACAAGGTTCAATTTGTGGACACGGCAGAAGCTCTCAAGAAATGTCGAAACATTGTGTTGAAG GAAGGTGGAGTAGTAGGAATTGACATGGAGTGGCAGCCTACATTTGGCTGCATTTCAGTTCAGCAAGTTGCCCTGATACAGCTTGCAGTTTTTGACCAGGTTTTCTTATTGGACCTCTGTGCAAACTCATTCTGTCAACACCCAGATACTATTAGTTTCATCAGGAGCTTGTTCTCTGAAAGAAATGTCCTTAAACTGG GTTATGGTATGACAGGGGATCTCAAGTGTCTCTTGGCCACCTGGCACCAGTTTTTAGAGGAGCCACTTAAGATGGAAGGGGTGCTTGATCTTCTTAGTATACACCAAAAG ATCCAGAGGTGTAAGGTCAACAGGACTCAAAATGGCCCTAAAGAGGTGCTGGTTGGAGAAAACTCTGCAGAGAAAGGCCTCAGTCTACTGGTACAGCAGGTTCTGGGAAGGCCCCTGGACAAGACAGAGCAGATGTCCAACTGGGAGAAACGTCCATTGCGCATCAGCCAAATTAGATATGCAG TGGCAGATGCTTACTGTTTGCTGGACGTGTACTCTGTCCTCTCCAGCAACCCAGCATACTTTGGGCTACCAGCTGACCTGCACAGCATGTCTTCAAGTCAGTCAGAAAGGAGTGGAGACAAGAAGCAGAAGGAGAAACAGGCCAAGCAGAAGAAACAGGCTCTTGGCAAAGAG GAATGTCAGGGGGCTCAAAGGGTCAGTCCCCCTCACCCTGACACAGAGAAAGGCCTCCTGTGTGGCGAGAAGCCTTCAGAAGATTCCCCCCCTCTGCCACCCCAGCAGTTGCGGGTGGTGTGTGACAACATGCTACAGGGACTTGGGAGGTACTTGCGCTGTTTAGGAGTCGATGTGATCATGTTGGAGAACACTGATGATCACAGAGTAGCAGCAAAG TTAGCACAAGCTGAAGCCCGTGTCATACTCACATGTGGACAACCGTTCCAAAGT TTACGTTCGCAGGTGGGTGAGGGTCGCTGTCTGGCCCTAGACTGTTCAGAAAAGGCCAGAGACCAGGCTGTTCGAGTCCTCAAACACTTCAATGTCCAGCCTACTCCCAGCGATATATTCAGCCGCTGCCAG
- the exd3 gene encoding exonuclease mut-7 homolog isoform X4: protein MNCTTPEARGLDPAVLRDQLFELWNQKDLKTLHLAALQGFSKLSGPLEALLTILESCPGKQKSRSHTFSHHILMEFQTWMKENPQVTLSSLSQQQALELQHHALSLLTDTHPSFVESLINIYHLSSLDPAILRLHIVKLQALNCYKEAAVLCIKLKLQQELNMEEMCVPLILQDKMPLAESFVTGHNHLEQRLITLLDSWCHPSFNVDEITKRFPCLSLSKHCMGQLQPKMLTKHILRLVEKFNIDQGLCPNALHKRRLDSLRFLMYKRFVEKSMTGENWSDHVQYVVADDLKLQIKLVEMLVKYCGLQKASQWSLRYNIPRNRLPCGVWETQQSLPPDLQEIGLSDSAQTEEWVQSQSHCQKFYQVPLTKDKVQFVDTAEALKKCRNIVLKEGGVVGIDMEWQPTFGCISVQQVALIQLAVFDQVFLLDLCANSFCQHPDTISFIRSLFSERNVLKLGYGMTGDLKCLLATWHQFLEEPLKMEGVLDLLSIHQKIQRCKVNRTQNGPKEVLVGENSAEKGLSLLVQQVLGRPLDKTEQMSNWEKRPLRISQIRYAVADAYCLLDVYSVLSSNPAYFGLPADLHSMSSSQSERSGDKKQKEKQAKQKKQALGKEECQGAQRVSPPHPDTEKGLLCGEKPSEDSPPLPPQQLRVVCDNMLQGLGRYLRCLGVDVIMLENTDDHRVAAKLAQAEARVILTCGQPFQSLRSQVGEGRCLALDCSEKARDQAVRVLKHFNVQPTPSDIFSRCQVTQRF from the exons ATGAACTGTACTACTCCAGAGGCAAGGG GTCTTGACCCTGCTGTGCTGAGAGACCAGCTCTTCGAGCTATGGAACCAGAAAGATCTGAAGACG CTACATTTGGCAGCCCTCCAGGGATTTTCAAAGCTGTCTGGGCCTCTGGAGGCCTTACTAACAATCCTGGAGAGCTGTCCGGGAAAACAGAAGAGTCGGAGCCACACCTTCAGCCATCACATCCTCATGGAATTCCAGACATGGATGAAGGAGAATCCTCAG GTGACCCTGAGTTCACTCTCACAGCAGCAAGCACTGGAGCTCCAGCATCATGCTCTGAGCTTACTAACAGATACCCACCCCAGCTTTGTAGAGAGCCTCATAAACATCTACCATCTCAGCTCCCTGGACCCAGCCATACTTCGACTGCACATTGTGAAGTTGCAGGCCCTTAACTGCTACAAAGAG GCAGCAGTGCTCTGCATAAAACTTAAGTTACAGCAGGAACTGAATATGGAGGAG ATGTGTGTACCGCTAATCTTACAAGATAAAATGCCATTGGCAGAGTCCTTTGTCACAGGCCACAATCATCTAGAACAACGACTCATCACACTGCTAGACTCCTGGTGCCACCCCAGCTTCAATGTAGACGAGATAACCAA GCGGTTCCcttgcctctctctgtccaaaCACTGCATGGGCCAGCTCCAGCCCAAAATGCTCACCAAACACATCTTACGACTCGTGGAGAAATTCAACATCGACCAAG GACTGTGTCCCAATGCTCTTCACAAGAGGAGACTAGACTCTTTGCGTTTCCTCATGTACAAGAGGTTTGTGGAG aaaagCATGACAGGGGAGAACTGGAGTGACCATGTACAG TATGTAGTGGCAGATGACCTTAAGCTGCAGATTAAGTTGGTGGAGATGTTGGTGAAGTACTGTGGTCTCCAGAAAGCCTCTCAATGGTCACTGAGGTACAACATCCCCAGAAATCGACTTCCGTGTGGGGTATGGGAAACGCAGCAGAGTCTACCACCCGATCTACA AGAGATAGGTCTGAGTGATTCAGCACAAACTGAGGAGTGGGTCCAATCTCAGTCTCACTGTCAGAAGTTCTACCAGGTGCCACTCACCAAAGACAAGGTTCAATTTGTGGACACGGCAGAAGCTCTCAAGAAATGTCGAAACATTGTGTTGAAG GAAGGTGGAGTAGTAGGAATTGACATGGAGTGGCAGCCTACATTTGGCTGCATTTCAGTTCAGCAAGTTGCCCTGATACAGCTTGCAGTTTTTGACCAGGTTTTCTTATTGGACCTCTGTGCAAACTCATTCTGTCAACACCCAGATACTATTAGTTTCATCAGGAGCTTGTTCTCTGAAAGAAATGTCCTTAAACTGG GTTATGGTATGACAGGGGATCTCAAGTGTCTCTTGGCCACCTGGCACCAGTTTTTAGAGGAGCCACTTAAGATGGAAGGGGTGCTTGATCTTCTTAGTATACACCAAAAG ATCCAGAGGTGTAAGGTCAACAGGACTCAAAATGGCCCTAAAGAGGTGCTGGTTGGAGAAAACTCTGCAGAGAAAGGCCTCAGTCTACTGGTACAGCAGGTTCTGGGAAGGCCCCTGGACAAGACAGAGCAGATGTCCAACTGGGAGAAACGTCCATTGCGCATCAGCCAAATTAGATATGCAG TGGCAGATGCTTACTGTTTGCTGGACGTGTACTCTGTCCTCTCCAGCAACCCAGCATACTTTGGGCTACCAGCTGACCTGCACAGCATGTCTTCAAGTCAGTCAGAAAGGAGTGGAGACAAGAAGCAGAAGGAGAAACAGGCCAAGCAGAAGAAACAGGCTCTTGGCAAAGAG GAATGTCAGGGGGCTCAAAGGGTCAGTCCCCCTCACCCTGACACAGAGAAAGGCCTCCTGTGTGGCGAGAAGCCTTCAGAAGATTCCCCCCCTCTGCCACCCCAGCAGTTGCGGGTGGTGTGTGACAACATGCTACAGGGACTTGGGAGGTACTTGCGCTGTTTAGGAGTCGATGTGATCATGTTGGAGAACACTGATGATCACAGAGTAGCAGCAAAG TTAGCACAAGCTGAAGCCCGTGTCATACTCACATGTGGACAACCGTTCCAAAGT TTACGTTCGCAGGTGGGTGAGGGTCGCTGTCTGGCCCTAGACTGTTCAGAAAAGGCCAGAGACCAGGCTGTTCGAGTCCTCAAACACTTCAATGTCCAGCCTACTCCCAGCGATATATTCAGCCGCTGCCAG GTCACACAGAGATTTTAG